In Caretta caretta isolate rCarCar2 chromosome 20, rCarCar1.hap1, whole genome shotgun sequence, a single window of DNA contains:
- the QTRT1 gene encoding queuine tRNA-ribosyltransferase catalytic subunit 1 → MAAPSSRGPALSLRVVAECGLSKARACELRLPHGPVLSPVFMPVGTQGTMKGITARQLEGLGCRICLGNTYHLGMRPGPELIKQANGLHGFMNWQQNLLTDSGGFQMVSLVELSEVTEEGVRFQSPYNGEEILLTPEKSIEIQNTLGSDIMMQLDDVVSSTVTGPRVEEAMYRSIRWLDRCIAANSKPDEQNLFAIIQGGLDPALRTKCLEEMTQRDVPGFAIGGLSGGEAKDHFWRMVTLSTDHLPRGKPRYLMGVGYATDLVVCVALGCDMFDCVFPTRTARFGSALVPWGSLPVKNKQFAKDFRPIDENCDCPTCRRYSRAFLHALVRSETVAMHLLTVHNIAYQLNLMRSIRESIVEQRFPQFVRDFMRTMYGSQERYPPWAVEALASVNITLE, encoded by the exons ATGGCGGCGCCCAGCAGCCGTGGCCCGGCGCTGTCCCTGCGCGTGGTGGCCGAGTGCGGGCTGAGCAAGGCCCGGGCCTGCGAGCTGCGGCTGCCGCACGGCCCCGTGCTCAGCCCGGTCTTCATGCCCGTGGGCACGCAGGGCACCATGAAGGGGATCACGGCCCGGCagctggaggggctgggctgcCGCATCTGCCTGGGCAACACCTACCACCTGGGCATGAGGCCG GGGCCTGAGCTCATCAAACAAGCCAACGGCCTTCACGGGTTCATGAACTGGCAACAGAACCTGCTCACG GACAGCGGCGGGTTCCAGATGGTCTCCCTGGTGGAGCTGTCCGAGGTGACGGAGGAGGGTGTCCGCTTCCAGTCTCCGTACAATGGGGAAGAGATCCTGCTGACGCCGGAGAAATCCATCGAAATCCAGAACACGCTGG GCTCAGACATCATGATGCAGCTGGATGACGTGGTGAGCAGCACCGTCACGGGGCCCCGGGTGGAGGAAGCCATGTACAG GTCGATTCGCTGGCTGGACCGCTGCATTGCTGCCAACAGCAAACCCGATGAGCAGAACCTCTTCGCCATCATCCAGGGTGGGCTGGACCCTGCCCTCCGAACCAAGTGTCTGGAAG AGATGACGCAGCGGGACGTTCCCGGCTTCGCCATCGGGGGGCTGAGCGGCGGTGAGGCGAAGGATCACTTCTGGAGGATGGTGACCCTCAGCACCGACCATCTCCCCAGGGGGAAGCCCCGCTATCTCATGGGGGTTGG ctacgCCACGGACCTGGTGGTCTGCGTTGCCCTGGGCTGCGACATGTTTGACTGCGTCTTCCCCACCCGGACAGCG CGCTTCGGCTCAGCCCTGGTGCCCTGGGGCTCCCTGCCAGTAAAGAACAAGCAGTTCGCCAAGGACTTCCGGCCCATCGACGAGAACTGCGACTGCCCCACCTGCCGCAG GTACAGCCGGGCCTTCCTGCACGCCCTGGTCCGCAGCGAGACGGTTGCCATGCACCTCCTCACAGTACACAACATCGCCTACCAG TTGAATCTGATGCGGTCGATCCGGGAGAGCATCGTGGAGCAGAGGTTCCCGCAGTTCGTTCGGGACTTCATGAGAACCATGTACGGCAGCCAGGAGCGGTACCCGCCATGGGCTGTGGAGGCCCTGGCCTCGGTCAATATCACCCTGGagtga